A genomic region of Apteryx mantelli isolate bAptMan1 chromosome 12, bAptMan1.hap1, whole genome shotgun sequence contains the following coding sequences:
- the AMT gene encoding aminomethyltransferase, mitochondrial: MLRGGCRAALARRRLSSAPDGLKRTPLHDLHRARGGRMVPFAGWSMPVQYEPGHLESHLHTRHHCSLFDVSHMLQSRVYGRDRVKFMESLVVGDIAELKPDQGTLTLLTNEKGGIVDDLIVTNTSEDHLYVVSNAGCADKDLAIMKDRVKELQAAGKDVHLEVLDNALLALQGPSMARVLQAGLSNDLAKLSFMNSATMTVFGVPGCRVTRCGYTGEDGVEISVPAARVVELAERLLSDPEVWLAGLAARDSLRLEAGLCLYGNDIDETTTPVEASLVWTLGKRRRTAMDFPGAAVIMSQITEKPKRKRVGLTSVGPPIRPHTAILGPEGRPIGTVTSGCPSPSLRKNIAMGYVEAAYSRAGTALTVEVRKKHHPALVTKMPFVPTHYYVAK; the protein is encoded by the exons ATGCTGCGGggaggctgccgcgccgcgctggCCCGCCGCCGGCTCAGCTCGGCGCCG GACGGCCTGAAGCGGACGCCGCTGCACGACCTGCAccgggcccgcggcgggaggATGGTGCCCTTCGCCGGCTGGAGCATGCCCGTGCAGTACGAGCCCGGGCACCTGGAGTCCCACCTGCACACCCGCCACCACTGCTCCCTCTTCGACGTTTCCCACATGCTCCAG AGCAGGGTGTACGGCCGGGACCGTGTGAAGTTCATGGAGAGCCTGGTGGTTGGGGACATTGCGGAGCTGAAGCCGGACCAG GGCACCCTGACACTGCTGACCAATGAGAAGGGTGGCATTGTGGATGACCTCATTGTGACAAACACATCGGAAGATCACCTCTACGTGGTGTCCAACGCGGGCTGTGCGGACAAGGACTTGGCCATCATGAAG GACCGAGTGAAGGAGCTGCAGGCTGCTGGCAAAGATGTGCACCTGGAAGTGTTGGACAACGCTCTGCTGGCTCTGCAAG GTCCCTCCATGGCACGAGTGTTGCAGGCAGGACTTTCCAATGACCTAGCCAAATTGTCCTTCATGAACAGTGCGACAATGACTGTCTTTGGCGTGCCAGGCTGCCGAGTCACGCGCTGCGGCTACACCGGCGAGGATGGTGTGGAG ATCTCGGTACCCGCAGCGCGGGTGGTGGAGCTGGCTGAGCGGCTGCTCAGTGACCCTGAAGTGTGGCTGGCTGGGCTCGCGGCCAGGGATAGCCTGCGGCTGGAGGCAGGGCTCTGCCTCTACGGGAATGACATTGATGAGACAACCACACCTGTGGAGGCCAGTTTGGTGTGGACCTTGG GGAAGCGCCGGCGTACAGCCATGGACTTCCCTGGCGCGGCCGTGATCATGTCACAAATCACCGAGAAGCCGAAGCGCAAGCGTGTGGGGCTGACCTCCGTGGGGCCCCCCATCCGGCCACATACGGCCATCCTGGGTCCCGAGGGCAGGCCTATCG GCACGGTGACCAGCGGGTGCCCCTCACCCTCCCTGCGCAAGAACATCGCCATGGGCTACGTGGAGGCCGCGTACAGCCGCGCGGGCACAGCGCTCACCGTGGAGGTGAGGAAGAAGCACCACCCGGCCCTCGTCACCAAGATGCCCTTCGTGCCAACCCACTACTACGTGGCCAAGTGA
- the TCTA gene encoding LOW QUALITY PROTEIN: T-cell leukemia translocation-altered gene protein (The sequence of the model RefSeq protein was modified relative to this genomic sequence to represent the inferred CDS: inserted 1 base in 1 codon): protein MAAAAAAGPGWEAPWRALGALGRELAAEWAAQDLRAALCQLLLLWLGLSLLGIRLAWRAYGGAVAALCYRPGTGPRRGXAAAAAAARPRAHSLSSAGPAGRNGGAADRPCPPREGPAAEPAKTHRE from the exons atggcggcggcggcggcggcggggccgggctgggaggcGCCGTGGCGGGCGCTGGGCGCGCTGGGCCGCGAGCTGGCGGCCGAGTGGGCGGCGCAGGACCTGCGGGCCGCGCtgtgccagctgctgctgctgtggctggggCTGAGCCTGCTGGGCATCCGCCTGGCCTGGCGGGCCTACGGCGGCGCCGTGGCGGCGCTCTGCTACCGCCCAGGTACtggcccccgccgcg gcgccgccgccgccgccgccgcccgcccccgcgctcaCTCCCTCTCCTCCGCAGGCCCGGCCGGACGCAACGGCGGCGCCGCCGaccgcccctgcccgccgcg GGAGGGTCCAGCTGCGGAGCCTGCGAAGACACACCGCGAGTGA